The window GGGTTCCTATTAATAATGTATCAAATTCTTCCTCTTCAAATGTCGAATGATACGCTAATTTTCAAATGTCCCACAATATTATTTTTTCTATTTTTTTTACCCTCTATTTCTTGTTTTTAAATAATGGACCCCAGCCTGTTAAGGCCCACGATGGTCTAGACCGCCTAGCCGCAGCCCGTGTCCGCGTAGCCCACATTAACATTTTTTTATTTTTTTTTTAGCAGCGAGTGGATTTTGCAGCTTTCACTGCGTGGATCGAAACATTAAAGAAGAAGTCTGAGCGTCAATAAACCCTAAACCCCGAAAATCCCCATCATTTTCTACCGAGTTCGGATGGCGTTCATGTCTAGCTTCCGTCGCGTTCTTGGCGTATCGGCCTCTGCTCTTCCATCTCAATTCGCCGCCATTCGTCACAATACAACCCTCACATCGCCTAAGCTATTCATCAGCGGTACATTTCGTTCTCCACTCTCAATTCTTTTGTATCTGATTCATCTTCTTATGGTTGCCCATTAAGAAATTAGATTGAGTTTGCTGCAACGCATAGTTTCGGTTGGTAATTCATTGGATATTGTGTGATTTGGGTTATTGTTTTGATGGGTTTCTTTCTTTTCTGCTAATGTAAAATTCAGTATATGATTGCCTCCCAGATTATCCGAGCTCTATTAGCCGTGTCTGTGGTTTTAGATACATTAGGCCTGTTTGTAATTTGCATTCATGTGCCTGTTTAAGTCCAAATTTGCATTTCTGTGTTCATTTATGGTTTTGTAATTCTTGGTTAGAAGCTTTAGACTAATAGGTTCCAACTTAATCCTTTGTCATATGTCGTCGGATTACTGGAAGAACTTTTGGAGTATAGTGTTTCTGGGTTTTAAACCTGTTTTTATTCCCCCAAATCGAGTACTTATCAATCTGGTAGTGTTATTTGGTTATACCAACTAGCATTTTAACACTTGAGGATTTGAGATTGTCAAAAGTTAGAGCACTCAACCCAAGTTGTTAAGCACGGCTTTTGAACTTTCAATGCAATACAAAGATATTGTCATATCATCTTTACTATAATGTGAGAGGTTTGTTGGTGCAATATTTCTAGAAGTCTACTGAAGATAGCACTCAGTTATTCGTCGCATGACTTTTGTATTACATAGGAAGTATGTAACTGATATTTTTGCAATGAACAGGACTTTCAAGATTAACAACTGATGAAAAACTTAAACAGACGTTTTCTGAATTTGGTCAGATTGAACACGGTAAGAGCTGAAGCAACTTGTTTCTTTTCTCCTACAGCCTCTCCCTTTCTTGTATTGCATCCTTTGAAGTATTGCATTTGCACTTATGAATCTGCAGCAAAAGTGATAACCGATAGGCAAACCGGAAGATCAAAGGGGT of the Fragaria vesca subsp. vesca linkage group LG6, FraVesHawaii_1.0, whole genome shotgun sequence genome contains:
- the LOC101304107 gene encoding glycine-rich RNA-binding protein 2-like — translated: MAFMSSFRRVLGVSASALPSQFAAIRHNTTLTSPKLFISGLSRLTTDEKLKQTFSEFGQIEHAKVITDRQTGRSKGFAFVTYSSIEEAEKAKEGMNGKFLDGWVIFVDPAKPREYRPPPPAQQESSDSGFKVNKTIGWCG